The following coding sequences lie in one Sesamum indicum cultivar Zhongzhi No. 13 linkage group LG9, S_indicum_v1.0, whole genome shotgun sequence genomic window:
- the LOC105170126 gene encoding GTP cyclohydrolase 1 — translation MGALDECHYNVELENGINVGECVELGFEGEPETLAIEDAVGVLLQGLGEDINREGLRKTPLRVAKALREGTRGYKQKVNDIVSGALFPEAGLESKFGHAGGAGGLVIVRDLDHFSYCESCLLPFQVKCHVGYVPSGQRVVGLSKLSRVAEVFAKRLQDPQRLADEVCSALQQGIKPTGVAVVLQCSHIHFPDFESAIFDPNHHGWVKISVMSGSGVFDNEKADSWTDFLSLLRFRGINVDDACGRGSVNKSWCPSQTFRKMGASDSAMVSAVSSILSSLGEDPSRKELAETPARFVKWLLNFKNTNLDMNLNGFVRSKRDSLTPNGDVSCNEEHICSELNLSFWSQCEHHLLPFHGVVHIGYFSSNRINPVGKSLLQSVVHFYGFKLQVQERLTRQIAETVSTFLGEDVMVVVEASHTCMISRGIEKFGSSTATVAVLGRFSTDPTARAKFLQIIPNSC, via the exons ATGGGCGCTTTAGATGAATGCCATTACAATGTGGAACTAGAGAATGGAATCAATGTTGGGGAGTGTGTTGAGCTGGGTTTTGAGGGGGAGCCCGAGACTCTGGCCATCGAGGATGCTGTGGGAGTCCTCTTGCAGGGTTTGGGTGAAGATATCAATCGTGAAGGTCTGCGGAAGACCCCTCTCCGTGTGGCCAAGGCCCTCAGAGAAGGGACTCGAG GTTATAAGCAAAAGGTAAATGACATTGTTAGTGGTGCTTTATTCCCCGAAGCTGGGTTGGAAAGTAAATTTGGTCACGCCGGTGGAGCAGGTGGGCTTGTAATTGTGCGTGATCTTGATCACTTTTCATATTGCGAGTCTTGCTTGCTTCCTTTCCAGGTTAAGTGTCATGTAGGTTATGTCCCCTCTGGTCAGAGGGTTGTAGGCCTAAGCAAGCTCTCTCGAGTTGCTGAAGTTTTTGCTAAGCGGCTTCAAGATCCACAAAGATTGGCCGATGAGGTTTGTTCAGCTCTCCAACAGGGTATTAAACCAACTGGAGTTGCTGTCGTCCTCCAGTGTTCCCACATTCATTTCCCTGATTTTGAGTCAGCCATCTTCGACCCGAATCACCACGGATGGGTAAAGATTTCTGTTATGTCAGGCTCTGGAGTTTTTGACAATGAGAAGGCTGACTCTTGGACTGATTTCCTCAGTCTTCTCAGATTCAGGGGTATAAATGTCGACGATGCTTGTGGCAGAGGTTCAGTTAACAAATCTTGGTGTCCATCTCAGACTTTCCGGAAGATGGGGGCATCAGATTCAGCTATGGTCAGTGCAGTGTCAtcaattctttcttctttaggGGAGGACCCATCAAGGAAAGAACTTGCAGAAACTCCTGCTCGATTTGTCAAGTGGTTGTTGAATTTCAAAAACACTAATCTGGACATGAATCTAAATGGATTCGTCCGTAGTAAGAGAGATTCTTTAACTCCCAATGGGGACGTCAGCTGTAACGAAGAACACATCTGTTCTGAGCTAAATTTGTCATTTTGGTCACAATGTGAACACCATTTACTCCCATTTCACGGTGTGGTTCATATAGGTTATTTCAGCTCCAATCGGATCAACCCTGTTGGAAAATCCCTTCTACAGTCAGTAGTACATTTTTATGGTTTCAAACTCCAAGTACAGGAAAGGCTCACCAGGCAGATTGCTGAGACAGTTTCAACATTCCTAGGTGAAGATGTAATGGTAGTTGTTGAAGCTAGTCACACTTGTATGATTTCTAGAGGCATTGAGAAGTTCGGAAGCAGTACTGCTACAGTTGCTGTCTTGGGTCGATTTTCCACCGACCCAACGGCAAGGGCAAAATTTTTGCAGATTATTCCAAACTCTTGCTAG